A DNA window from Paramormyrops kingsleyae isolate MSU_618 chromosome 10, PKINGS_0.4, whole genome shotgun sequence contains the following coding sequences:
- the LOC111855154 gene encoding SLC35A4 upstream open reading frame protein-like gives MADSKDPLRQLKDLAQLKDQLEDIQKRVEGEVHAGIPQGSTVLSSPFLKGFLAGYVVAKLRSSAILGLLLGTCTGIYAAQNYKVPNVERTLKDYFNSTKRRPS, from the exons ATGGCGGATAGCAAG GATCCTCTAAGACAGCTGAAGGATCTTGCACAGCTGAAGGATCAGCTAGAGGACATTCAGAAGCGGGTTGAGGGTGAAGTCCATGCGGGAATACCACAG GGGAGCACTGTGCTGTCCTCTCCCTTCCTGAAAGGTTTCCTAGCTGGATACGTCGTGGCGAAGCTTCGCTCCTCTGCGATCCTCGGATTGCTTCTGGGAACCTGCACGGGGATATACGCGGCACAAAACTACAAAGTACCCAATGTGGAGAGGACCCTCAAAGACTACTTCAACTCCACCAAGAGAAGGCCCAGCTAA
- the golga6l9 gene encoding golgin subfamily A member 6-like protein 9 isoform X2 produces the protein MDPFTRRDAAARVGVVIVQTSDGEHGGRLTVNEEANSVDYTREGDEKMSFVFDAVTNQHNIQRLYPELLRPLCELVCSGYHGAVLVGGTLRSGKEKLLQTQSVMKQLVTGLFNEITKINTGEMFTTASFIQFYPDDSAVDLLDKEGRGLKPRTHPASGAYVEGVCEVAVETLEETLSLYEEGRETLSANSGPLVGRCSSLFSVNVERRLQGEEAAEQQYCHGTLRVFDLAGGARKGDLNGVSTLVKVLESHKMADDRLLPFLLADTLTGSCSNVLLYCVQPQDLLDEETYHALALAQRVRGLVTHMVPSRWCPQRATQDIRERIQELQTRMVSQAENDEEDIRKFEMLIQHLQIVKNQDWAKKKIQSREIWERKKRLKEQQSKVEKLSHNDDIQGATERLKQLQTQLRVQIEAHIREGKVSVDTSQERLSHIQKLREAIKEEETRLKTGSSDSEQPGNQTNQAEDGFTQMSEVEVEYSKAQSRRQMLMEDHRALIQKELDKMERELGEEKADGLEGRLLRMNMERQVLVLQLEALRREKLEAEKDLEAQHRRHIQELHTLREEGLQVFRVYRQVFEEQKEMLEDRYRSLLQDAIQDAVYLSAKNRQLQAESKRLHAVLAELRDTISARADPGGWRDDDHSSSKKEEDSDRR, from the exons ATGGATCCATTT ACTCGGCGGGATGCAGCGGCTAGAGTGGGTGTGGTCATCGTGCAGACATCAG ATGGGGAGCATGGAGGAAGACTCACTGTAAATGAGGAAGCTAACAGCGTGGATTATACAAGAGAGGGTGACGAG AAAATGTCCTTTGTATTCGATGCTGTTACCAACCAGCACAACATACAG AGGCTGTACCCTGAGCTGCTCCGGCCTCTCTGTGAGTTGGTTTGCTCTGGTTACCATGGAGCTGTTCTGGTGGGTGGAACCTTGAGGTCTGGAAAGGAGAAGCTTCTACAGACCCAGAGCGTCATGAAACAG CTGGTGACTGGTTTGTTCAATGAAATAACGAAGATAAACACTGGGGAGATGTTTACAACAGCATCCTTCATCCAG TTCTATCCTGACGACAGTGCGGTCGACCTTCTAGACAAAGAGGGGCGGGGCCTGAAGCCCAGGACTCACCCTGCCTCTGGAGC GTATGTGGAGGGTGTCTGCGAGGTGGCAGTGGAGACCCTGGAGGAAACACTTTCACTGTACGAAGAGGGCAGGGAGACTCTCAGCGCCAATTCTGGGCCGTTGGTCGGCAG GTGCAGCTCCTTGTTTTCGGTGAACGTGGAACGGAGGCTTCAGGGGGAGGAGGCTGCGGAGCAGCAGTACTGCCATGGCACACTGCGTGTGTTTGACCTGGCAGGAGGCGCTCGGAAGGGGGACCTCAACGG AGTCAGCACCTTGGTGAAGGTTCTGGAGTCTCACAAGATGGCTGATGATAGGCTCCTCCCCTTTCTCCTGGCAGACACTCTAACAGGGAGctgcagcaatgtccttctctACTGTGTCCAGCCACAAG ACCTGCTGGATGAGGAGACCTACCACGCTCTGGCTCTTGCTCAGCGTGTCAGGGGTCTGGTGACCCACATGGTCCCCAGCCGGTGGTGTCCTCAAAGGGCCACCCAGGACATCCGAGAAAGGATCCAGGAGCTGCAAACCAGAATGGTGTCCCAAGCAGAGAACGACGAAGAGGACATCAGGAAATTCGAGATGCTGATTCAACACTTACAG ATAGTGAAAAACCAAGACTGGGCGAAGAAGAAAATCCAATCCAGGGAAATCTGGGAGAGAAAAAAG AGGTTAAAAGAACAACAATCCAAAGTGGAGAAGCTGAGCCACAATGATGACATCCAGGGGGCGACAGAGAGGCTGAAGCAGCTTCAGACTCAACTGAGAGTGCAGATCGAGGCCCACATAAGAG AAGGGAAAGTGAGTGTGGATACGAGCCAGGAGCGACTGAGCCACATCCAGAAGCTGAGGGAGGCCATCAAAGAAGAGGAGACCAGATTGAAGACTGGCAGCAGTGACTCTGAGCAGCCAGGGAATCAAACAAACCAG GCAGAGGATGGATTCACCCAAATGTCTGAGGTGGAGGTGGAATATTCGAAAGCGCAGAGCAGACGCCAGATGCTGATGGAGGATCACAGGGCTTTGATCCAGAAAGAGCTGGACAAGATGGAGAGGGAGTTGGGAGAAGAGAAG GCCGACGGGCTGGAGGGGCGGCTGCTGCGGATGAACATGGAGCGGCAGGTACTGGTCCTGCAGCTGGAGGCCCTCCGAAGGGAGAAGCTGGAGGCTGAGAAGGACCTGGAGGCCCAGCACCGGAGGCACATTCAGGAGCTGCACACCCTCAGAGAGGAGGGCCTCCAG GTGTTCCGCGTGTACCGCCAGGTGTTTGAGGAGCAGAAGGAGATGTTGGAGGACAGGTACAGGAGTCTGCTGCAGGACGCCATCCAGGATGCCGTCTACCTGTCGGCGAAAAaccggcagctgcaggcagagaGCAAGCGGCTTCACGCTG TGCTGGCCGAACTGAGGGACACAATCTCAGCCCGGGCCGACCCTGGTGGGTGGAGGGACGATGACCACAGTTCCTCCAAAAAGGAGGAAGACAGCGACAGAAGGTGA
- the golga6l9 gene encoding golgin subfamily A member 6-like protein 9 isoform X1, whose amino-acid sequence MDPFTRRDAAARVGVVIVQTSDGEHGGRLTVNEEANSVDYTREGDEKMSFVFDAVTNQHNIQRLYPELLRPLCELVCSGYHGAVLVGGTLRSGKEKLLQTQSVMKQLVTGLFNEITKINTGEMFTTASFIQFYPDDSAVDLLDKEGRGLKPRTHPASGAYVEGVCEVAVETLEETLSLYEEGRETLSANSGPLVGRCSSLFSVNVERRLQGEEAAEQQYCHGTLRVFDLAGGARKGDLNGVSTLVKVLESHKMADDRLLPFLLADTLTGSCSNVLLYCVQPQGEIITVSDLLDEETYHALALAQRVRGLVTHMVPSRWCPQRATQDIRERIQELQTRMVSQAENDEEDIRKFEMLIQHLQIVKNQDWAKKKIQSREIWERKKRLKEQQSKVEKLSHNDDIQGATERLKQLQTQLRVQIEAHIREGKVSVDTSQERLSHIQKLREAIKEEETRLKTGSSDSEQPGNQTNQAEDGFTQMSEVEVEYSKAQSRRQMLMEDHRALIQKELDKMERELGEEKADGLEGRLLRMNMERQVLVLQLEALRREKLEAEKDLEAQHRRHIQELHTLREEGLQVFRVYRQVFEEQKEMLEDRYRSLLQDAIQDAVYLSAKNRQLQAESKRLHAVLAELRDTISARADPGGWRDDDHSSSKKEEDSDRR is encoded by the exons ATGGATCCATTT ACTCGGCGGGATGCAGCGGCTAGAGTGGGTGTGGTCATCGTGCAGACATCAG ATGGGGAGCATGGAGGAAGACTCACTGTAAATGAGGAAGCTAACAGCGTGGATTATACAAGAGAGGGTGACGAG AAAATGTCCTTTGTATTCGATGCTGTTACCAACCAGCACAACATACAG AGGCTGTACCCTGAGCTGCTCCGGCCTCTCTGTGAGTTGGTTTGCTCTGGTTACCATGGAGCTGTTCTGGTGGGTGGAACCTTGAGGTCTGGAAAGGAGAAGCTTCTACAGACCCAGAGCGTCATGAAACAG CTGGTGACTGGTTTGTTCAATGAAATAACGAAGATAAACACTGGGGAGATGTTTACAACAGCATCCTTCATCCAG TTCTATCCTGACGACAGTGCGGTCGACCTTCTAGACAAAGAGGGGCGGGGCCTGAAGCCCAGGACTCACCCTGCCTCTGGAGC GTATGTGGAGGGTGTCTGCGAGGTGGCAGTGGAGACCCTGGAGGAAACACTTTCACTGTACGAAGAGGGCAGGGAGACTCTCAGCGCCAATTCTGGGCCGTTGGTCGGCAG GTGCAGCTCCTTGTTTTCGGTGAACGTGGAACGGAGGCTTCAGGGGGAGGAGGCTGCGGAGCAGCAGTACTGCCATGGCACACTGCGTGTGTTTGACCTGGCAGGAGGCGCTCGGAAGGGGGACCTCAACGG AGTCAGCACCTTGGTGAAGGTTCTGGAGTCTCACAAGATGGCTGATGATAGGCTCCTCCCCTTTCTCCTGGCAGACACTCTAACAGGGAGctgcagcaatgtccttctctACTGTGTCCAGCCACAAGGTGAAATTATAACCGTCTCAG ACCTGCTGGATGAGGAGACCTACCACGCTCTGGCTCTTGCTCAGCGTGTCAGGGGTCTGGTGACCCACATGGTCCCCAGCCGGTGGTGTCCTCAAAGGGCCACCCAGGACATCCGAGAAAGGATCCAGGAGCTGCAAACCAGAATGGTGTCCCAAGCAGAGAACGACGAAGAGGACATCAGGAAATTCGAGATGCTGATTCAACACTTACAG ATAGTGAAAAACCAAGACTGGGCGAAGAAGAAAATCCAATCCAGGGAAATCTGGGAGAGAAAAAAG AGGTTAAAAGAACAACAATCCAAAGTGGAGAAGCTGAGCCACAATGATGACATCCAGGGGGCGACAGAGAGGCTGAAGCAGCTTCAGACTCAACTGAGAGTGCAGATCGAGGCCCACATAAGAG AAGGGAAAGTGAGTGTGGATACGAGCCAGGAGCGACTGAGCCACATCCAGAAGCTGAGGGAGGCCATCAAAGAAGAGGAGACCAGATTGAAGACTGGCAGCAGTGACTCTGAGCAGCCAGGGAATCAAACAAACCAG GCAGAGGATGGATTCACCCAAATGTCTGAGGTGGAGGTGGAATATTCGAAAGCGCAGAGCAGACGCCAGATGCTGATGGAGGATCACAGGGCTTTGATCCAGAAAGAGCTGGACAAGATGGAGAGGGAGTTGGGAGAAGAGAAG GCCGACGGGCTGGAGGGGCGGCTGCTGCGGATGAACATGGAGCGGCAGGTACTGGTCCTGCAGCTGGAGGCCCTCCGAAGGGAGAAGCTGGAGGCTGAGAAGGACCTGGAGGCCCAGCACCGGAGGCACATTCAGGAGCTGCACACCCTCAGAGAGGAGGGCCTCCAG GTGTTCCGCGTGTACCGCCAGGTGTTTGAGGAGCAGAAGGAGATGTTGGAGGACAGGTACAGGAGTCTGCTGCAGGACGCCATCCAGGATGCCGTCTACCTGTCGGCGAAAAaccggcagctgcaggcagagaGCAAGCGGCTTCACGCTG TGCTGGCCGAACTGAGGGACACAATCTCAGCCCGGGCCGACCCTGGTGGGTGGAGGGACGATGACCACAGTTCCTCCAAAAAGGAGGAAGACAGCGACAGAAGGTGA
- the LOC111855153 gene encoding probable UDP-sugar transporter protein SLC35A4, with protein sequence MIVIPNVGVDDAAPGRRRWVRRAGWPVLLVLSVLIYGSHAPLIALSKVGGRVPFSSSSCVLLIELAKLLVSLVLLVVRDLPALPYASSSWASAAPYALPALLYALNNNLVVLMQAHMDPSTFQVLSNLKIAFTALLYCVCLRKRLRPSQWLALSLLMGAGMCHSYNNLELGAPSEEGVNKINLHISAWGLLLVLSYCLISGLAAVYTELILKTQKLPLSLQNLFLYTFGVVVNGVAHLSGAGGELGFLEGYSLTVWAIVAGQAANGLLMSVVMKHGSSITRLFIISCSMLVNAALSWAVLGLQLTPLFALAALLIGLAIHLYYSI encoded by the coding sequence atGATTGTGATCCCCAATGTGGGTGTCGATGACGCCGCACCAGGGCGGAGGCGCTGGGTACGGAGAGCGGGATGGCCCGTCCTCCTGGTTCTCTCAGTGCTCATTTACGGGTCCCACGCGCCCCTTATCGCACTCAGCAAGGTGGGTGGGCGTGTCCCCTTTAGCTCCTCCTCTTGCGTGCTGCTCATCGAGCTGGCCAAGCTGCTAGTCTCTCTGGTCCTGCTGGTGGTCCGTGACCTGCCTGCCCTTCCCTACGCCTCGTCGTCCTGGGCCTCGGCTGCCCCTTACGCCCTGCCGGCCCTCCTCTATGCCCTCAACAATAACCTGGTGGTACTTATGCAGGCCCACATGGACCCAAGCACCTTCCAAGTCCTCAGCAATCTGAAGATTGCCTTCACCGCCCTGCTGTACTGTGTCTGCTTGAGGAAGAGGTTACGGCCCAGCCAGTGGCTGGCTCTCAGCCTGCTCATGGGGGCCGGGATGTGCCACAGCTATAATAACCTTGAGCTGGGAGCACCAAGTGAAGAAGGCGTCAACAAGATTAACCTCCATATTTCTGCCTGGGGCCTACTGCTGGTGCTGAGCTACTGCCTGATCTCAGGCCTGGCCGCCGTTTACACTGAACTGATTCTGAAGACCCAGAAGCTGCCCCTTAGCTTGCAGAATCTCTTCCTGTATACTTTTGGGGTGGTGGTGAACGGGGTGGCACACCTttcgggggctgggggggagcTGGGCTTCTTGGAGGGGTACTCGCTGACCGTGTGGGCCATCGTGGCCGGCCAGGCGGCCAACGGCCTGCTGATGTCTGTGGTGATGAAGCACGGGAGCAGCATCACACGCCTCTTCATCATTTCTTGCTCCATGCTGGTGAACGCCGCCCTCTCCTGGGCAGTGCTGGGACTGCAGCTCACACCTCTCTTCGCATTGGCCGCACTGCTGATTGGACTCGCCATTCACCTGTACTACAGCATTTAA